One genomic region from Leguminivora glycinivorella isolate SPB_JAAS2020 chromosome 8, LegGlyc_1.1, whole genome shotgun sequence encodes:
- the LOC125228788 gene encoding juvenile hormone esterase-like — translation MKKKQFTLYGLLIIQCCALSPAVSAKGLLVTSKVGKIQGLRATDGEYNMFMGIPYGKIDKKNPFGLSTPYPNFEDIFEAFDDSAVCPQREQFNKTVVGTLDCLTLNIYAPTCASSSNPLPVLIYIFGGALLFGSDRRYVFGPKFLVKHNIILVTLNYRVGPYGFMCLNNPEVPGNQGIKDQRLALRWIKHNIEAFGGDANKITLSGQSAGSMSVDLHIHSGEENLYQQAILQSGTVLTPFLFLNPGEDGPLLLARHLGLDTNDVNKALSFLATVDANDLIVASENTNLTFKVCVEQSFENVEPIVTDYPVNLITPRVKNISILMGFNEEEELRSYHNVDVRYLKDHDVFKKYIRGFFDFDSCTYTEMKKVMRHFYFGDSEVDVKTTQAIINLASDLQGNYPVLRSLRKYITNGAKTTYCYMFGYVGDRNYMKYTKNITRGGATHADEIGYLFDVAFLQPFMSEEDRRIIDVMTTLWTNYVKYGDPTPEPTDLLPVTWKPVTVDRWNYLVIDSDLAMATRPYHQSMAFLDVFFKLNQKYQIGYHNNNDQNVCMINQL, via the exons ATGAAGAAAAAACAGTTTACTCTGTACGGATTGCTGATTATTCAGTGTTGTGCATTAAGCCCAGCtg TTTCAGCAAAAGGTCTCTTAGTAACTAGTAAAGTCGGCAAAATACAAGGCCTACGCGCAACAGATGGAGAATACAACATGTTTATGGGTATACCTTATggcaaaattgataaaaaaaatccatttGGG CTGTCAACTCCTTATCCAAACTTCGAAGACATTTTTGAAGCTTTCGATGATTCAGCAGTTTGCCCGCAAAGAGAACAATTCAACAAAACTGTCGTCGGAACTCTCGACTGTCTCACCCTTAACATTTACGCGCCCACGTGTGCTTCTTCCAGCAATCCGCTCCCGGTCCTCATTTACATTTTCGGCGGAGCACTCCTCTTTGGTTCAGATAGGAGATACGTTTTTGGTCCTAAGTTCTTAGTGAAACATAATATTATTCTAGTAACGCTAAACTATCGTGTGGGTCCTTATGGCTTTATGTGTCTCAATAACCCCGAAGTTCCTGGTAATCAGGGAATAAAAGATCAACGATTAGCATTAAGATGGATCAAACATAATATAGAAGCTTTTGGAGGTGATGCTAACAAAATCACTTTATCTGGTCAAAGTGCCGGCTCCATGTCAGTTGATCTGCACATACACTCTGGTGAGGAGAATTTGTATCAACAAGCAATTCTACAAAGTGGAACAGTTTTGACGCCATTTTTATTTCTCAATCCGGGAGAAGATGGACCATTGTTATTGGCGAGACACCTAGGTTTGGATACAAATGATGTTAATAAAGCATTGTCATTTCTTGCCACAGTAGATGCCAATGACCTTATTGTTGCATCAGAAAATACTAATCTAACATTTAAGGTGTGTGTTGAACAAAGTTTTGAAAACGTCGAACCAATCGTAACTGATTATCCTGTAAATTTAATAACCCCGAGAGTTAAAAATATATCTATTTTAATGGGATTTAATGAAGAAGAAGAACTCCGAAGTTATCACAATGTTGATGTCAGATATTTAAAGGATCACGATGTGTTCAAGAAGTACATCAGGGGATTTTTTGACTTTGACAGTTGCACCTACACTGaaatgaaaaaagttatgaGACATTTTTACTTTGGAGATAGTGAAGTAGACGTAAAGACAACACAGGCAATTATAAACTTAGCTTCAGATTTACAAGGTAATTATCCCGTTTTAAGAAGCTTAAGAAAATACATCACCAATGGGGCAAAAACAACATATTGCTATATGTTTGGTTACGTTGGAGATAGAAATTATATGAAATACACGAAAAACATTACTAGGGGAGGAGCTACACACGCAGATGAGATTGGTTACTTGTTTGACGTAGCATTCTTGCAACCGTTCATGTCTGAAGAAGATCGTCGTATAATCGATGTAATGACCACCCTGTGGACAAATTATGTCAAATATGG AGATCCAACTCCCGAACCAACCGACCTGTTGCCAGTAACATGGAAGCCTGTCACCGTAGACCGCTGGAACTACCTGGTCATAGATTCCGACCTCGCCATGGCCACCAGACCCTATCATCAGAGTATGGCGTTTTTGGACGTATTCTTTAAACTCAATCAGAAATATCAGATTGGTTATCATAATAACAATGATCAAAATGTTTGTATGATCAATCAATTGTAA
- the LOC125229250 gene encoding uncharacterized protein LOC125229250: MLLFCAFFVLWTLFTFEHGILSLQSDETDKKMFLLDFINLMALAITYMLQLLWLSSGTESFMREVRKTKHISVLMKCRYADGPIRRTAKNMLKLIEETPPDFSVYGMWSMDAQLIIDVFNLITNFILTIIQFTFL; encoded by the exons ATGCTACTTTTTTGCGCATTTTTTGTTTTATGGACTCTATTTACTTTTGAACACGGTATTCTCTCGTTGCAATCCGACGAAACTGACaag aaaatgtTCCTCTTAGACTTTATTAATCTAATGGCTCTGGCCATTACTTACATGCTCCAACTGTTATGGCTGAGTTCTGGCACAGAATCTTTTATGCGGGAAGTTCGCAAAACAAAACATATCTCTGTGTTGATGAAGTGTCGCTACGCTGACG GTCCCATAAGAAGAACAGCCAAGAACATGCTGAAGCTAATAGAAGAGACGCCGCCAGACTTTTCCGTGTACGGCATGTGGAGCATGGACGCCCAACTCATTATTGACGTTTTCAACCTTATCACTAACTTCATTTTGACCATCATACAGTTcacgtttttgtaa
- the LOC125228789 gene encoding uncharacterized protein LOC125228789, with product MLWIAFYFIQLSSVAVCCDWFAEQVRDTKRLAVHALAVCYEDKDSNIRKAAWELLQLIEFEKPVFSVYGIFTLNTRLPIQVISVITTNVLVLIQYTSNALNTN from the exons ATGCTGTGGATCGCGTTCTACTTCATCCAGCTGTCGTCAGTGGCGGTGTGCTGCGATTGGTTCGCGGAGCAGGTGCGAGACACGAAGAGACTGGCGGTGCACGCGTTAGCAGTTTGCTATGAAG ACAAGGATTCCAACATACGCAAAGCAGCGTGGGAGCTTCTACAACTTATAGAGTTTGAGAAGCCGGTGTTTTCCGTGTATGGCATCTTCACTTTGAACACCAGGTTGCCCATTCAAGTCATCAGCGTCATCACCACTAATGTACTGGTTCTAATTCAATATACTTCTAATGCTCTAAATACTAACTAG